A region from the Mycoplasmopsis bovigenitalium genome encodes:
- a CDS encoding glycosyltransferase family 2 protein, protein MQQLVLATRIITYIGIGITTLFTAIFFLQIFYTFFALFIKNKRFNKTNKFNNHCIIIPAHNEAHIIGDLIKSLKSMRYPKQYFKVFVVADNCTDNTAQVALQAGADKVYERFNKQLIGPNFAVHETLLKIKDEFGDFDSFSWFDADNIVDENWLSIMNDAFNDPKKYDYFTSFRDTQNFEDNWISSAYSIEFYRLVSQVATTRSAFRNPHMVGGTGFMVRWSLLEKNDYWGKYQSMVHDTEFSFDALVNGYKGVYVDQAKFYDLQPTDWNISWKQRTRWTVGNYKLGSLINKSIFKNLFFKLEAPQKKLNYLDYIAMLTPSWLFFFTLLIINTTITVLNLVLLANNIDNIGVYLGALSLPIMFIYYYLITFFMGLCVIIRQAKKIKRFSPWNKFKALITYPIFIFLNIPISMYASKNKNMKFVNTQKQRSLNTKI, encoded by the coding sequence ATGCAACAACTAGTACTAGCTACAAGAATAATTACTTATATAGGTATAGGCATTACCACCCTATTTACCGCAATATTCTTTTTGCAAATTTTTTATACTTTTTTTGCCTTGTTTATAAAAAATAAACGCTTTAATAAAACTAATAAATTTAATAATCACTGCATTATTATTCCCGCCCATAATGAAGCACATATCATTGGTGATTTAATTAAATCACTTAAATCTATGAGATATCCTAAACAATACTTTAAAGTTTTTGTGGTCGCAGATAATTGTACCGATAACACTGCACAAGTTGCTTTGCAAGCAGGAGCTGATAAAGTTTACGAAAGATTTAATAAACAATTAATTGGGCCAAATTTTGCAGTACATGAAACATTATTAAAAATAAAAGATGAATTTGGTGATTTTGATTCATTTTCATGATTTGATGCTGATAATATTGTTGATGAAAATTGATTAAGCATTATGAATGATGCTTTTAATGATCCTAAAAAATATGATTATTTTACTTCGTTTAGAGACACACAAAACTTTGAAGATAATTGAATTTCTTCAGCTTACTCAATTGAATTTTATCGTTTAGTATCACAAGTCGCTACAACGCGTTCAGCATTTAGAAATCCACATATGGTTGGTGGAACTGGATTTATGGTGCGTTGAAGTCTACTAGAGAAAAATGATTATTGAGGCAAGTATCAATCAATGGTTCATGATACTGAGTTTAGTTTTGATGCACTTGTAAATGGCTATAAAGGTGTATATGTAGACCAAGCAAAATTTTATGATTTACAACCAACTGACTGAAATATATCTTGAAAACAAAGAACACGATGAACTGTTGGCAATTATAAATTAGGGAGTTTAATCAATAAATCAATATTTAAAAATTTATTTTTTAAATTGGAAGCCCCACAGAAAAAACTTAATTATTTAGACTATATAGCAATGCTAACGCCTTCTTGATTATTTTTCTTTACTTTGTTAATTATAAATACAACTATTACTGTTTTAAACTTGGTCTTATTAGCAAATAACATTGATAATATAGGAGTATATTTAGGTGCATTATCATTACCTATTATGTTTATCTATTATTATCTAATTACTTTTTTTATGGGTCTGTGTGTAATTATTAGACAAGCAAAGAAAATAAAACGCTTTAGCCCTTGAAATAAATTTAAAGCATTAATTACTTATCCTATCTTTATCTTTTTAAATATACCAATATCGATGTACGCTTCAAAAAATAAAAACATGAAATTTGTTAATACCCAAAAACAAAGATCACTAAATACTAAAATTTAA
- a CDS encoding TIGR00282 family metallophosphoesterase: MNKQLNLLFIGDIFGQPGIDMVAKHLDNIKKQHNIDVTIAQAENVSDRKGFIKKDYEQLKKIGIDIFTLGNHVWAQNGIFEIISNPDVIRPLNISNSYAGQGSNVFKINDCTLRVTSLMGITFNKLLHPWKEEYAQNFFDAIDNVIENGQKTDFHFVDFHAETTSEKAVLSQYLDGKVDAVCGTHTHVQTNDAHTLKNGTCFISDVGMVGPYNCAIGANFQEVYEHMRYGSRSKFQISNNKCQFNAVILKLNTIEKQNNSIECIKILPND; the protein is encoded by the coding sequence ATGAATAAACAATTAAATCTTCTATTTATTGGAGATATTTTTGGACAACCTGGGATTGATATGGTTGCCAAACATTTAGATAATATAAAAAAACAACACAATATTGATGTTACTATTGCTCAGGCGGAAAATGTTTCAGATCGTAAAGGTTTTATTAAAAAAGATTATGAACAACTAAAAAAAATTGGCATTGATATTTTTACACTTGGGAATCATGTATGAGCACAAAATGGCATATTTGAAATAATTTCAAATCCCGACGTGATTAGACCATTAAATATTTCAAACTCATATGCTGGACAAGGCAGTAATGTGTTCAAAATCAATGATTGCACACTTCGGGTAACTTCTTTAATGGGTATTACATTTAACAAATTACTTCATCCGTGAAAAGAAGAGTATGCACAAAACTTTTTTGATGCAATTGATAATGTCATTGAAAATGGCCAAAAAACTGATTTTCACTTTGTTGATTTTCATGCTGAAACAACAAGTGAAAAAGCAGTGTTATCTCAATATTTAGACGGCAAAGTAGACGCTGTTTGTGGAACACACACTCATGTACAAACAAATGACGCACATACTCTAAAAAATGGAACTTGTTTTATTTCAGATGTTGGTATGGTAGGGCCATATAATTGTGCAATAGGTGCTAATTTTCAAGAAGTTTATGAACATATGCGCTATGGGAGCAGATCAAAATTTCAAATTTCAAACAATAAATGCCAATTTAATGCTGTTATTTTAAAATTAAACACAATCGAAAAACAAAATAACTCAATAGAGTGTATTAAGATACTGCCAAATGACTAG
- the ychF gene encoding redox-regulated ATPase YchF, whose translation MSLKAGIVGLPNVGKSTLFSALTKYQVEASNYAFTTIEPNISSVPLKDKRLYELAKLVNPNKIVPATFDFVDIAGLVKGASKGEGLGNKFLGNIREVDAIIHVVRCFEDKDIMHVANEVNPVNDKDVINMELILADIETVKNVLNRIAKKAKSGDKTAILEQNLCLKLQEKLENGFAARTLESLTQEELKIIKSYHLLTYKPMIYVANLSAQQISNYENDALFMKFKNSCNQNEKILPICVQLESEVSQLDENEAKQWLDSYEIKFSGLDLLTREAFDLLNLKTYFTVGQIEVRAWVFNNGMLAPQCAGIIHSDFENKFIKADIINYDDFISYGSEAAVKAAGKIRSEGKNYVMKDGDICHFKFNK comes from the coding sequence ATGTCATTAAAAGCGGGTATAGTTGGCTTGCCAAATGTTGGCAAAAGCACACTTTTTAGTGCGCTTACAAAATATCAAGTTGAAGCATCTAACTATGCATTTACAACTATTGAACCAAATATTAGTTCAGTTCCTCTTAAAGATAAAAGACTTTATGAATTAGCAAAACTTGTTAATCCTAATAAAATTGTTCCTGCTACATTTGATTTTGTTGATATTGCTGGCTTAGTTAAGGGTGCTTCAAAAGGTGAAGGACTAGGAAATAAATTTCTTGGCAATATTAGAGAAGTGGATGCAATAATTCACGTGGTGAGATGTTTTGAAGACAAAGATATAATGCATGTTGCAAATGAAGTTAACCCAGTTAATGATAAAGATGTAATTAATATGGAGTTAATTTTAGCTGACATTGAAACAGTTAAAAATGTTTTAAATAGAATTGCAAAAAAAGCCAAATCTGGCGATAAAACTGCTATTTTAGAACAAAATCTTTGCTTAAAATTACAAGAAAAACTTGAAAATGGTTTTGCTGCTAGAACCTTAGAAAGCTTAACTCAAGAAGAATTAAAAATTATCAAATCATATCATTTACTGACTTACAAACCAATGATTTATGTAGCGAACCTGTCAGCACAACAAATATCAAACTATGAAAATGATGCTCTTTTTATGAAATTTAAAAATTCATGCAACCAAAACGAGAAAATATTACCAATTTGCGTTCAATTAGAAAGTGAAGTTTCACAACTTGATGAAAACGAAGCAAAACAATGGCTTGATTCTTATGAAATTAAATTCAGTGGACTAGATTTATTAACCCGCGAAGCATTTGACTTACTAAATCTAAAAACCTACTTCACAGTTGGTCAAATTGAAGTTAGGGCTTGAGTTTTTAATAATGGAATGTTAGCTCCCCAGTGTGCAGGTATTATTCATAGTGATTTCGAAAACAAATTTATTAAAGCTGACATTATAAATTATGATGACTTTATTTCTTATGGATCAGAAGCCGCTGTTAAAGCAGCAGGAAAAATTAGATCTGAAGGCAAAAATTACGTTATGAAAGATGGTGATATTTGCCACTTTAAATTTAACAAATAA
- a CDS encoding potassium channel family protein, whose protein sequence is MQKKVVQNICVIGVGRFGDAVIKQLLNMNVSLLVVDKDEKNLTHYSELVDKLVVADAAEPKALKSLGIQNMDMVVVATNDNIEIVAALTEIKVTNIIARAHSERHANVLKQIGVNVIIKPEQEAGMRTALLAANPNFAKYSMGLQELGDNFVMGTTSLTNPEYFDKSLKDCKFIEKGLSVVLIKRNSETILPSGFTMLQSADLITILGKVNDVVHAFEILNKV, encoded by the coding sequence ATGCAGAAAAAAGTTGTTCAAAATATTTGTGTCATTGGTGTTGGCAGATTTGGCGATGCCGTTATTAAGCAGTTACTAAATATGAATGTTTCACTTTTAGTAGTTGACAAAGATGAAAAAAACCTAACACACTACTCAGAATTGGTGGATAAATTGGTTGTGGCTGACGCTGCCGAGCCAAAGGCACTTAAATCACTTGGGATTCAAAATATGGATATGGTTGTTGTTGCAACCAATGATAATATCGAAATAGTAGCAGCATTAACTGAAATTAAGGTTACAAATATTATTGCTCGTGCGCACTCTGAACGCCATGCCAATGTTTTAAAACAAATAGGCGTTAATGTTATTATCAAACCAGAACAAGAAGCAGGAATGCGTACAGCACTTCTTGCTGCTAATCCAAATTTCGCTAAATATTCAATGGGGCTTCAAGAATTGGGCGATAATTTTGTGATGGGAACTACTTCACTTACCAATCCCGAATACTTCGATAAATCTCTGAAAGATTGTAAATTTATTGAAAAAGGACTAAGTGTTGTGTTAATAAAAAGAAATTCTGAAACAATTTTACCTAGCGGATTTACAATGTTGCAAAGTGCAGATTTAATAACAATACTAGGTAAAGTAAATGATGTTGTTCATGCTTTTGAAATTTTAAATAAAGTTTAA
- a CDS encoding C-5 cytosine-specific DNA methyltransferase, which yields MKKLIVWDLFGGGVNSVYKAIGDNPNFEIYTFDLFPERYHNKQFVVDLSEEFEWLKRHFSAFPKPDIIVASPLCQSFSSILSLKGGGTCFWKYKDETRTALTERSVKEFESLKNGFTKYLDADKQLFIKRLGQKCIDNTINLIKEFKPRFWYIENPKSSLIWKYIQYNRDDFYNETFAFNETYYGDYGYLQPKPTVFLSNVLFDLKNNNSLKIVKNGKRKQIFRNNELIAEMSISDRMLPSLRNHKYKTEGNFQAKEAANVSAIPSELLKDIFEDFLDIYRDMEYEELSNEEN from the coding sequence ATGAAAAAATTAATTGTCTGAGATTTATTCGGCGGTGGCGTTAACTCTGTTTATAAAGCGATAGGAGATAACCCAAATTTTGAAATTTATACGTTCGACCTGTTTCCGGAACGTTATCATAATAAACAATTTGTAGTAGACTTGAGCGAAGAGTTTGAGTGATTAAAAAGGCATTTTAGTGCTTTTCCAAAACCTGACATTATAGTCGCTAGCCCCCTTTGCCAATCGTTTAGTTCTATTTTATCATTAAAAGGTGGTGGCACTTGCTTTTGAAAATATAAAGACGAGACAAGAACTGCACTAACTGAGAGAAGCGTTAAAGAATTTGAAAGTTTAAAAAATGGGTTTACTAAATATTTAGACGCGGACAAACAATTATTTATTAAGCGACTTGGTCAAAAATGCATTGACAACACTATAAATCTTATTAAAGAATTCAAACCGCGTTTTTGATATATCGAAAACCCAAAAAGTTCGCTAATTTGAAAATATATCCAGTACAACCGCGACGACTTTTACAACGAGACTTTTGCATTTAATGAAACATATTATGGTGACTATGGATATTTACAACCCAAACCTACCGTGTTTCTGTCTAATGTTTTGTTTGATTTAAAAAATAATAACTCGTTAAAAATCGTTAAAAATGGCAAACGCAAACAAATATTCAGAAATAACGAGTTAATTGCTGAAATGTCAATAAGTGACCGAATGTTGCCGTCTTTACGCAATCATAAATATAAAACAGAAGGGAACTTCCAAGCAAAAGAAGCGGCAAATGTTAGTGCTATTCCTTCTGAGTTACTGAAAGATATTTTTGAAGATTTTTTAGACATTTACAGAGACATGGAGTACGAGGAGTTAAGCAATGAAGAAAATTAA
- a CDS encoding HNH endonuclease, whose amino-acid sequence MINWKYPYNSKRWIALRDKHLWKQPYCVKCETTFNLQVDHIISHRNNENLFLDPENLQTLCIQHHSEKTNQTKGLIFFKRSNLPLKINTGVAGGINLHLDQFIKLQAHYFTNYATHCEFNIKQNNLNYKELQTLVNLVLEFFKIKGLVFENIQSNESQVVELFNNLLAE is encoded by the coding sequence ATGATTAATTGAAAATATCCATACAATTCAAAACGCTGAATTGCGCTCCGCGATAAGCATTTATGAAAGCAACCTTATTGTGTTAAATGTGAGACCACGTTTAACCTACAAGTTGACCATATAATCTCTCATCGCAATAATGAAAATTTATTTTTAGACCCCGAGAACTTGCAAACTCTTTGCATTCAACACCACTCAGAGAAGACCAACCAAACAAAAGGGCTAATATTCTTTAAGCGTTCAAATTTACCCCTTAAAATCAACACCGGAGTTGCGGGTGGTATAAATTTACATTTAGACCAATTCATTAAATTACAAGCGCATTATTTTACAAATTACGCGACACATTGCGAGTTTAACATTAAACAAAATAACCTAAACTATAAAGAGTTGCAAACCTTAGTGAATTTAGTGCTTGAATTTTTCAAAATAAAGGGTCTAGTCTTTGAAAATATCCAAAGCAACGAAAGTCAGGTTGTCGAGTTATTTAACAATTTGCTCGCGGAATAA
- a CDS encoding MBL fold metallo-hydrolase, producing MIITSFGSSSLGSCYLIKFKNLNVVIDAGINVKQFTNHKYYADLMTADLLLISHEHLDHVKYLKNFLAFNNRASVIINPLSFARLMTIYPELEKYKHRFVLLDYFKHLKISGLHISTLQAVHDSAANNAYQLTSQSGEQLFFMTDWGSFEYLPLMHHKFMSNCIFMIESNHPVNAKQTQLYQERSFSNVGHSNSEQALRLVEIIEKQSGLNVKNNVFWISTSPGFYDYLKKTDPYGKRIHPTNIEEHCV from the coding sequence ATGATTATCACAAGTTTTGGTTCTTCTTCCTTAGGTAGCTGCTATTTAATAAAGTTTAAAAATTTGAATGTTGTTATAGATGCGGGAATAAATGTAAAACAATTTACAAACCACAAATATTATGCTGATTTAATGACCGCGGATTTGCTTTTAATTTCACACGAGCACCTTGACCATGTTAAGTATTTAAAAAATTTTTTAGCTTTTAATAATCGGGCGAGTGTTATTATTAACCCTTTATCATTTGCAAGATTAATGACAATATATCCAGAACTAGAAAAATACAAGCACCGTTTTGTTTTATTGGATTATTTCAAGCATTTAAAAATTAGCGGGTTGCACATTTCAACATTGCAAGCTGTTCACGATTCCGCCGCTAATAATGCTTATCAATTAACAAGTCAAAGCGGAGAACAGTTGTTTTTTATGACTGATTGAGGTTCTTTTGAATATTTGCCGTTAATGCACCATAAGTTTATGAGTAATTGTATTTTTATGATTGAAAGCAACCACCCAGTAAATGCAAAGCAAACACAGTTATATCAAGAGCGGAGTTTTTCAAATGTTGGGCACAGTAATTCAGAACAAGCGTTGCGACTTGTTGAGATTATTGAAAAACAAAGCGGGCTGAATGTAAAAAATAACGTTTTTTGAATATCTACTAGCCCCGGTTTCTATGATTATTTAAAAAAGACCGACCCATATGGGAAAAGAATACACCCGACAAACATTGAGGAGCATTGTGTCTAA
- a CDS encoding DEAD/DEAH box helicase — MKKLYNYQKQAINKALAHDRFLLALDMGLGKTLCAINWLKHIKQTCSLPTIIICDPLKLSDWFDEYTEQQVAGEVFIVKDKHSIAEFQNISQAANKVFIVSYRRFSNLFKKLNLGAGLNVIIDESQALKSHTSQISKNCFKLSPYIRRLLLLSGDPISTGYINLYPQMRLLNCFVSGYKYGDFLEDFCKYIVMKTSAQPFKMITGYKNTDYLMQLLKTRAYFLKTEQAIELPQKQAFKFISSPTKDYETLKKTKTLATSDWSFTADSVMKLFHGLRMIIGGSIKSDQDNIIELNTNKIEQLETLITSSTYNFSVFYNYQVEAQAIKKLCEKLKIKCYEINGQRNDLKLLQNETERFIVIIQYLSGARGIDGLQDKIFNQVYFSLTYSGELHRQSLKRIHRIGQSKPVRYYFLLAKNSVEVNIFNALRTSGDYTLKMFENDLAIGGI; from the coding sequence ATGAAAAAACTTTATAACTACCAGAAGCAAGCGATAAATAAAGCACTAGCACACGACCGCTTTTTGTTGGCTTTGGATATGGGGCTTGGTAAAACGCTATGTGCTATTAATTGACTAAAACACATAAAACAAACCTGCTCATTGCCAACGATTATAATTTGCGACCCGTTAAAACTTAGCGATTGATTTGACGAATACACAGAACAGCAAGTAGCGGGCGAAGTTTTTATAGTTAAAGACAAACACAGCATAGCAGAATTCCAAAACATATCACAAGCAGCAAACAAGGTTTTTATTGTTAGTTATCGTCGGTTTAGTAATTTGTTCAAGAAGTTAAACTTAGGCGCGGGTCTTAATGTTATTATTGACGAAAGTCAGGCGCTTAAATCTCACACTAGCCAAATTAGCAAAAACTGTTTTAAACTATCACCCTACATTAGGCGCTTGCTGCTTTTAAGTGGCGATCCTATTTCAACTGGTTATATTAATTTATACCCACAAATGCGTCTTCTTAATTGTTTTGTTTCTGGTTATAAGTACGGTGACTTTTTGGAAGATTTTTGCAAGTATATTGTAATGAAAACAAGCGCTCAACCTTTTAAAATGATTACCGGATACAAAAACACGGATTATTTAATGCAATTATTAAAAACGCGGGCTTATTTTTTGAAAACTGAGCAAGCAATAGAATTGCCGCAAAAGCAAGCGTTTAAGTTTATAAGTTCTCCCACCAAGGACTACGAGACTTTAAAAAAGACAAAGACGCTCGCTACTAGCGATTGAAGTTTTACGGCTGATAGTGTAATGAAATTATTTCACGGGTTAAGAATGATAATAGGCGGAAGCATTAAAAGCGATCAGGACAATATTATTGAACTAAATACTAATAAAATTGAGCAATTAGAAACACTTATAACTTCAAGCACTTACAACTTTTCGGTGTTTTATAACTATCAAGTAGAAGCACAAGCAATTAAGAAATTGTGCGAGAAGTTAAAAATTAAATGTTATGAAATAAACGGTCAACGCAACGACTTGAAACTGTTACAAAATGAAACGGAACGCTTTATTGTAATAATTCAGTATTTATCCGGAGCGCGGGGAATTGACGGATTACAAGACAAAATATTTAACCAAGTATATTTTTCACTTACTTATTCCGGAGAATTGCATCGGCAATCATTGAAAAGAATACATAGGATAGGTCAAAGTAAACCAGTACGTTATTACTTTTTACTGGCTAAAAATTCGGTGGAAGTAAATATATTTAACGCGCTAAGAACTAGCGGCGATTACACGCTGAAAATGTTCGAAAATGATTTAGCAATAGGAGGCATATAA
- a CDS encoding adenine-specific methyltransferase EcoRI family protein has product MNYEQKLAEFRKNRDARAIGNANLNRAAANKNDEFYTTYKTIHKELKHWKNQLVGKTVVLPCDPIFGLVEYENFSGSQFFKYFHDNFKELKIKKLIASSITFDGTNTKVYEYDGENLTETEVPSNGDFRDPIMQEIYAKGDVIITNPPFSIITDFFQMLQNLKIDFLIIAPIHAIGRPLVFNNFKKGAFNYGYSVVEAEFMKLTEKEGEFISGGPNCPWITNWIKEEEEEEEEEEEEEEEDIFKGQEWLVQQYKIINVNRVAELSKFLNAVETPRDYIWALPISSWQNKKVRDNFDLYCVSNVKCQYPEHQNNHPIKIHIEGKEKFARLFLTIKKGIQNRTIKKIIF; this is encoded by the coding sequence ATGAATTACGAGCAAAAACTAGCGGAATTTAGAAAAAACAGAGACGCAAGAGCGATAGGGAATGCAAATTTAAACAGAGCGGCGGCAAATAAAAACGACGAATTTTATACAACTTATAAAACTATACATAAAGAATTAAAGCATTGAAAAAATCAACTAGTAGGCAAAACTGTTGTGTTACCTTGTGACCCCATTTTTGGGCTTGTAGAGTATGAAAACTTTTCGGGCTCGCAATTCTTTAAGTATTTTCACGACAATTTCAAAGAGTTAAAAATTAAAAAACTTATTGCTTCGTCTATTACATTTGATGGAACAAATACAAAAGTATATGAATATGACGGAGAAAACTTAACCGAAACAGAAGTACCAAGCAACGGTGATTTTAGAGACCCAATAATGCAAGAAATTTACGCAAAGGGCGACGTTATTATTACTAACCCACCGTTTAGCATAATTACTGATTTTTTTCAAATGCTTCAAAATCTAAAAATAGACTTTTTGATTATTGCACCTATTCATGCAATCGGGCGACCATTAGTTTTTAACAATTTTAAAAAGGGAGCATTTAATTATGGTTATAGCGTGGTTGAGGCTGAATTTATGAAGTTAACCGAAAAAGAAGGTGAGTTTATCTCTGGCGGTCCTAATTGTCCCTGAATTACCAATTGAATTAAAGAAGAAGAAGAAGAAGAAGAAGAAGAAGAAGAAGAAGAAGAAGAAGACATTTTCAAAGGTCAGGAATGACTAGTTCAACAATATAAAATTATTAACGTCAATCGAGTTGCCGAACTATCCAAATTTTTAAATGCAGTAGAAACGCCAAGAGATTATATTTGAGCATTGCCGATAAGTTCTTGACAAAATAAAAAAGTGCGCGACAACTTCGACCTTTATTGTGTTTCAAATGTTAAGTGCCAATACCCAGAACACCAAAACAACCACCCGATAAAAATACATATAGAAGGAAAAGAAAAATTCGCTAGGTTATTTCTAACAATTAAAAAAGGAATTCAGAATAGAACAATTAAAAAAATAATATTTTAA